The proteins below come from a single Nitrosospira sp. Is2 genomic window:
- a CDS encoding family 2A encapsulin nanocompartment shell protein, protein MADIHQGHSALGDVAARTLANATKTVPQLRLITPRWFTHMLHWVPVEAGIYRVNKVKDPNKITVDCSQREEEREFNTTFVDYEEWGREYYLSAVNTVVDIHTRVSDLYSSPHNQIHEQVRLAIEIVKERQERELLNNEEYGLLRNVDNGMKIKTRTGAPTPDDMDELIARVWKEPAFFLAHPAAIAAFARECTRRGVPPPTISLFGSQFLTWRGFPLIPTDKIDVVDGKTAILLLRVGESRQGVVGLYQPGLAGEQGMGLSVRFMGINHKAISSYLISLYCSLAVLTEDAAGILENVEVGKYHDYKHEYAK, encoded by the coding sequence ATGGCAGACATTCATCAGGGACACTCCGCATTGGGGGACGTGGCCGCACGAACGCTGGCCAACGCCACCAAAACCGTCCCGCAGTTACGGCTCATCACGCCGCGCTGGTTTACCCACATGCTGCACTGGGTGCCCGTTGAAGCGGGTATCTACCGGGTCAACAAGGTAAAAGACCCCAACAAGATCACCGTGGACTGTTCACAGAGAGAGGAAGAACGCGAGTTCAATACGACTTTCGTGGATTACGAGGAGTGGGGGCGGGAGTACTACCTGAGCGCGGTCAACACGGTGGTGGACATCCACACCCGCGTTTCCGACCTGTACAGCAGCCCGCACAACCAGATTCACGAGCAGGTTCGCCTTGCCATCGAAATTGTCAAGGAGCGGCAGGAGCGGGAGCTTCTAAATAACGAGGAGTATGGCCTGCTCAGAAACGTAGATAACGGCATGAAGATCAAAACCCGTACCGGCGCGCCTACGCCGGACGACATGGATGAACTGATTGCCCGCGTGTGGAAAGAGCCAGCGTTCTTCCTGGCACATCCCGCCGCCATTGCGGCGTTCGCGCGTGAATGCACGCGCCGTGGCGTCCCCCCGCCCACCATTTCGCTTTTCGGCTCTCAGTTCCTCACCTGGCGCGGCTTCCCGCTCATTCCGACCGACAAGATTGATGTTGTCGACGGCAAGACCGCCATCCTGCTGCTGCGCGTAGGGGAAAGCCGTCAGGGTGTCGTCGGGTTGTATCAGCCGGGACTGGCGGGAGAACAGGGCATGGGTTTGTCGGTGCGCTTCATGGGCATCAATCACAAGGCGATCTCGTCGTATCTGATTTCACTCTATTGCTCGCTTGCGGTTCTCACGGAGGATGCCGCTGGCATACTTGAAAATGTCGAGGTTGGCAAATATCATGACTACAAGCATGAATACGCCAAGTAA
- a CDS encoding family 2A encapsulin nanocompartment cargo protein cysteine desulfurase, translating to MPPSAAAGPGPAGFAPFAAQAGGSHYAIPYAGAAAQAMNLPEPPAFGTDIPFADTGPFTGFPGVPSVLPSYEIPGSNSGTSAGTGALPIPRTGEPSFYFLEGATPFGSGARASAMPGFTGAHPPFDANAVRRDFPILGERVNGRPLIWLDNAATTQKPQSVIDRLTYFYQHENSNIHRAAHELAARATDAYEGARETVRRFLNAPSADEIVFLRGTTEAINLVAHSWGRQNVREGDEIVITWLEHHANIVPWQQLCNAVGAKLRVAPVDDDGQILLDEYQKLLGSRTKVVSLSQVSNALGTVTPAREMIEMAHRVGARVLVDGAQSVSHMRVDMQQLDCDWFVFSGHKVFGPTGIGALYGKRDLLNSTPPWQGGGNMIQNVTFEKTEYHEAPARFEAGTGNIADAVGLGAALEYVERIGIDNINRYEHELMAYATRGLSTVPGLRLIGTAKDKAGVLSLALKGFTTEEVGSGLNEAGIAVRAGHHCAQPILRRFGLETTVRPSLAMYNTFADVDALVTALHRLRGGRNIF from the coding sequence GTGCCACCGTCCGCCGCAGCCGGGCCAGGCCCTGCTGGTTTCGCGCCATTCGCCGCGCAGGCAGGAGGATCGCATTATGCTATTCCCTATGCTGGCGCAGCCGCACAGGCAATGAACCTTCCGGAACCTCCGGCGTTCGGCACTGATATTCCATTTGCCGATACCGGCCCGTTTACAGGGTTTCCTGGCGTGCCTTCTGTCCTTCCATCCTATGAAATTCCTGGCAGCAATTCCGGAACCTCGGCTGGCACGGGCGCGCTGCCCATTCCTCGCACCGGTGAGCCGTCGTTCTATTTTCTCGAGGGTGCCACCCCGTTCGGCAGTGGCGCCCGGGCATCGGCGATGCCAGGGTTTACAGGAGCGCATCCCCCGTTTGACGCCAATGCCGTGCGACGCGACTTCCCGATCCTGGGTGAACGGGTAAACGGTCGCCCGCTGATCTGGCTGGACAATGCCGCCACCACGCAGAAGCCCCAGTCCGTCATTGATCGCCTGACGTATTTCTACCAGCACGAAAACTCCAACATCCACCGCGCCGCGCATGAACTCGCTGCGCGGGCCACCGATGCGTATGAGGGCGCGCGGGAAACCGTGCGCCGCTTCCTCAACGCGCCGTCGGCAGACGAGATCGTTTTTCTCAGGGGAACGACCGAGGCGATCAACCTTGTTGCTCACAGCTGGGGCCGGCAAAACGTCAGGGAAGGGGACGAAATCGTCATTACCTGGCTGGAACACCACGCCAATATCGTCCCCTGGCAGCAGTTGTGCAACGCGGTAGGTGCGAAACTTCGCGTGGCGCCAGTGGACGACGATGGCCAGATATTGCTGGATGAATATCAGAAACTGCTCGGCTCGCGTACCAAAGTCGTGTCGCTCTCCCAGGTTTCGAACGCACTCGGCACCGTAACCCCAGCCCGGGAAATGATCGAGATGGCGCACCGAGTCGGGGCCCGGGTGCTGGTGGATGGGGCGCAGTCCGTCTCGCACATGCGCGTAGACATGCAGCAACTCGATTGCGACTGGTTTGTTTTCTCCGGCCACAAGGTATTCGGTCCGACCGGGATTGGGGCCCTGTACGGTAAAAGGGACCTGCTCAATTCCACTCCCCCCTGGCAGGGAGGCGGCAACATGATCCAGAACGTCACCTTTGAGAAGACGGAATACCACGAGGCGCCGGCGCGTTTTGAGGCGGGGACGGGAAATATCGCGGATGCGGTGGGACTTGGTGCTGCGCTAGAGTACGTGGAACGCATCGGCATCGACAACATCAACCGCTACGAGCATGAGTTGATGGCTTACGCGACACGCGGCCTCAGTACTGTTCCCGGGCTGCGGCTGATTGGCACGGCTAAGGACAAGGCAGGCGTGCTGTCCTTAGCACTCAAAGGATTCACCACCGAAGAGGTCGGCAGCGGATTGAACGAGGCGGGAATCGCGGTACGCGCGGGACATCACTGCGCCCAACCGATCCTGCGCCGTTTCGGCCTGGAAACCACGGTACGTCCTTCATTGGCAATGTACAACACGTTCGCGGATGTCGATGCTCTGGTGACGGCATTGCATCGCCTGCGCGGCGGACGTAATATTTTTTAA
- the epsC gene encoding serine O-acetyltransferase EpsC yields MQRSIDDIVAELRAVRVASLEYRQRRDRPPKLPSRKALAGIVEGLSAALFPNRLGQPELTDAGIDYYVGHTLDVALRELLVQVSRELHFASQLETLGDADRERATDIVHAFAKRLPHIRGLLDSDIRAAYEGDPAARTMDEVLVCYPGITAVAHYRLGHELHSLGTPLIARMISEIAHSITGIEIHPGAQIGGSFFIDHGTGVVIGETAIIGQHVRLYQAVTLGAKRFPVDEHGALIKGNLRHPIVEDDVVIYAGATILGRITIGRGSTIGGNIWLTRSVPPGSSISQAQARYEAFEGGAGI; encoded by the coding sequence ATGCAGCGCAGTATTGATGACATTGTCGCCGAGTTGCGGGCGGTACGGGTTGCGTCGCTGGAATACAGGCAACGCCGCGACCGACCGCCCAAGCTTCCGTCGCGCAAAGCCCTCGCGGGTATTGTGGAGGGATTAAGCGCCGCGTTGTTCCCTAACCGCTTGGGCCAGCCGGAACTCACCGATGCGGGCATTGATTATTACGTCGGCCATACGCTGGATGTGGCGCTGCGTGAGTTGCTGGTACAGGTAAGCCGCGAGTTGCACTTTGCCTCGCAACTGGAGACACTGGGCGATGCCGATCGCGAGCGTGCGACTGATATTGTGCACGCATTCGCCAAACGCCTGCCGCACATTCGCGGCTTGCTGGACAGCGACATCCGCGCGGCTTATGAGGGAGATCCGGCAGCGCGGACGATGGACGAGGTGCTCGTCTGCTATCCTGGCATTACCGCCGTCGCCCATTACCGGCTCGGGCACGAACTGCATAGCCTTGGCACTCCTCTCATCGCCCGCATGATTTCGGAGATTGCCCACTCCATCACGGGCATCGAGATTCACCCCGGTGCGCAGATTGGGGGGAGTTTTTTCATTGACCATGGCACTGGGGTTGTCATTGGCGAAACAGCCATAATTGGCCAGCATGTGCGTCTATATCAGGCCGTAACACTCGGGGCTAAACGCTTTCCAGTGGATGAGCATGGGGCGCTGATAAAAGGCAATTTGCGCCACCCCATAGTCGAGGATGATGTAGTCATTTACGCGGGCGCCACCATTCTGGGCCGCATCACTATTGGACGTGGGTCAACCATCGGTGGCAACATCTGGCTTACGCGCAGTGTGCCCCCTGGCAGCAGCATTTCACAGGCGCAGGCACGTTACGAAGCATTTGAGGGTGGCGCC